One part of the Borreliella afzelii genome encodes these proteins:
- a CDS encoding DNA-directed RNA polymerase subunit alpha codes for MPMERFLKDFTIPEKIEFLKSQDDGSYGKFTIYPFERGFGVTIGNTLRRVLLSSIEGYAITAMRVQSNNKDSSSKVVSSEFDLIPGVSEDTLEVIANIKNIHLKLREGEQRKTISFSVSGKDTNVLKASHFERDGVEVFNKDLVIATLSHDVNLDFEFQINYGRGYVSSEQNSKYLEEVNVIALDSIFSPIEKVSYSVEDTRVGQRSDYDKLVMEIWTTGVISAKDAIKKAASIVREFLFPLVDFEDSVSVSFDKSKSESSNLLDMSIEKLDLSVRSLNCLAKENVRTLGELISKNAEELSKARNFGKKSLEEIIEKLGSYQLFLGMSKEDALSVLSKNVKISE; via the coding sequence ATGCCCATGGAAAGATTTTTGAAAGATTTTACTATACCTGAAAAAATTGAATTTTTAAAAAGTCAAGATGATGGATCTTATGGTAAATTTACGATATATCCTTTTGAAAGAGGTTTTGGAGTTACCATAGGTAATACTTTAAGGCGTGTGTTGCTTTCTTCTATTGAAGGGTATGCTATTACTGCTATGAGAGTTCAGTCTAATAATAAAGACTCTTCATCAAAGGTCGTTTCAAGTGAATTTGATTTGATTCCTGGAGTTTCTGAGGATACTCTTGAAGTCATTGCTAATATTAAAAATATTCATTTAAAACTTAGAGAAGGAGAGCAAAGAAAAACAATAAGTTTTAGTGTTAGTGGTAAAGATACTAATGTTTTGAAAGCTTCTCATTTTGAAAGGGATGGAGTTGAGGTTTTTAATAAAGATTTAGTTATAGCTACTTTATCACATGATGTGAATTTAGATTTTGAATTTCAAATTAATTATGGTAGAGGCTATGTGTCTTCTGAGCAAAATTCCAAGTATTTAGAAGAAGTTAATGTTATTGCTTTGGATTCTATATTTTCGCCTATAGAGAAAGTTTCATATTCTGTAGAAGATACTAGGGTTGGTCAAAGGTCAGATTATGATAAGCTTGTAATGGAAATTTGGACTACAGGTGTGATTTCTGCTAAAGATGCAATAAAAAAGGCTGCATCAATAGTAAGAGAGTTTTTGTTTCCTCTTGTAGATTTTGAAGATAGTGTTAGTGTATCTTTTGATAAATCAAAATCAGAAAGTTCTAACTTACTTGATATGAGTATTGAGAAATTGGATTTGTCAGTCAGATCTTTAAATTGTTTAGCCAAAGAAAATGTTAGAACTTTAGGGGAGCTTATTAGTAAAAATGCAGAAGAGCTTTCTAAGGCTAGAAATTTTGGGAAAAAAAGTTTAGAAGAGATAATCGAAAAACTTGGTTCTTATCAATTGTTTTTAGGAATGTCCAAAGAAGATGCTTTATCTGTATTGAGCAAGAATGTTAAAATATCTGAATAA
- the rpsE gene encoding 30S ribosomal protein S5 gives MVDVQTQRKQIEKLISLNRVTKVVKGGRRFSFAAFMVVGDGEGHVGWGFGKANDASDAIKKSLTSARKNLRFVSIRKGTLPHEVIGCFKKAKVLIKPATHGTGVIAGGPVRAVMEALGVHDILSKSLGSNNSMNVVKATFKAFDLVLNAEKVAEMRGKTLKTLWG, from the coding sequence ATGGTAGATGTTCAGACTCAGAGAAAGCAGATAGAAAAATTAATATCACTCAACAGAGTTACTAAAGTTGTTAAGGGCGGGAGAAGATTCTCTTTTGCTGCTTTCATGGTTGTTGGAGACGGAGAAGGACATGTTGGTTGGGGCTTTGGTAAAGCTAATGATGCTAGTGATGCAATAAAAAAAAGTTTAACAAGTGCTAGGAAAAATTTAAGATTTGTTTCTATTCGAAAAGGAACATTGCCTCATGAGGTTATTGGTTGTTTTAAAAAAGCTAAAGTTTTAATCAAGCCAGCTACTCATGGTACTGGTGTTATTGCAGGAGGTCCTGTTCGTGCTGTAATGGAGGCTTTAGGGGTGCACGATATTTTGAGCAAATCTCTTGGTTCTAATAATTCTATGAATGTAGTAAAGGCAACTTTTAAGGCATTTGATTTAGTTTTGAATGCTGAAAAAGTGGCAGAAATGCGAGGGAAAACTTTGAAAACTTTATGGGGTTAA
- the rplF gene encoding 50S ribosomal protein L6, whose amino-acid sequence MSRIGRLPIKIPDTVKIDVKDNLVIVEGIRGRLVQNIKDSINVKVENGSVIVGRVFNDKKAKAYHGLYRSLIFNMIKGVTEGFSKSLTINGIGYRAEQQGNSLFLSLGYSTQFEYVIPDGVSVKLDGNTKISVEGIDKFKVGQVAAEIRSLKKPEPYKGKGIKYDNEIIRRKVGKSGVKK is encoded by the coding sequence ATGTCACGTATTGGAAGACTTCCGATAAAGATTCCAGATACTGTAAAGATTGATGTTAAAGACAATTTAGTAATAGTTGAAGGTATTAGGGGAAGATTAGTTCAAAATATAAAAGACAGTATTAATGTTAAAGTTGAAAATGGTAGCGTTATTGTTGGTCGAGTTTTTAATGATAAAAAAGCAAAAGCTTATCACGGTCTTTACAGAAGTTTGATTTTTAATATGATAAAAGGAGTAACTGAAGGATTTTCTAAGTCTCTTACTATAAATGGTATAGGTTATAGAGCAGAGCAACAAGGTAATAGCCTTTTTTTAAGCCTTGGCTATTCAACTCAGTTTGAATATGTTATCCCAGATGGTGTTAGTGTAAAGCTTGACGGGAATACTAAAATTTCTGTTGAAGGAATAGACAAGTTTAAGGTTGGCCAGGTTGCTGCTGAAATTAGAAGTTTAAAAAAACCAGAGCCATATAAAGGAAAGGGCATTAAGTATGATAATGAAATTATTAGAAGAAAAGTTGGAAAATCTGGTGTAAAAAAATAA
- the rpmJ gene encoding 50S ribosomal protein L36, translating to MKVRASVKPICEKCKVIKRKGVLRIICDNLKHKQRQK from the coding sequence ATGAAAGTTAGAGCAAGTGTAAAGCCAATTTGTGAAAAATGTAAAGTTATAAAAAGAAAAGGTGTATTAAGAATTATTTGTGATAATTTAAAGCACAAGCAAAGACAAAAGTAA
- the rpmD gene encoding 50S ribosomal protein L30, protein MIKRKLRLQLKKARFNASRSRSKNKCFIRRMEKNREIISKNNINVEVFLIRSLIGKLNKKVKVLKALGLNKIGDKKVHFLNQSIKGMLNETINMILLSEVSNV, encoded by the coding sequence ATGATTAAAAGGAAATTAAGGTTACAACTAAAGAAAGCTAGGTTTAATGCTTCAAGGTCTAGGTCTAAGAATAAATGTTTTATTAGAAGAATGGAAAAGAATAGGGAAATTATTTCTAAAAACAATATTAATGTGGAAGTTTTTCTTATAAGAAGTCTTATTGGAAAATTAAATAAAAAGGTCAAAGTTTTAAAAGCATTGGGTTTAAATAAAATAGGTGATAAAAAGGTTCATTTTTTAAATCAATCTATTAAAGGTATGCTTAACGAGACTATTAATATGATTTTATTAAGCGAGGTAAGTAATGTTTAG
- the rpsK gene encoding 30S ribosomal protein S11 has translation MSAKLSTNSKKKIKRNIGEGNVYIQATFNNTIVTVSDIKGNALAWASAGGMGFKGAKKSTPYAAQITAESALNKVRDFGINYVHVYIKGPGIGRESAIRAIGSIGMTVKSISDITPIPHNGCRPKKTRRV, from the coding sequence TTGAGCGCAAAATTATCAACTAATAGTAAAAAAAAAATTAAAAGAAACATAGGAGAAGGAAACGTTTATATACAAGCTACTTTTAATAATACCATAGTTACTGTATCTGATATAAAGGGAAATGCTTTAGCTTGGGCAAGTGCTGGTGGGATGGGTTTTAAAGGGGCTAAAAAGTCGACTCCATATGCTGCTCAAATAACAGCAGAATCTGCTTTAAATAAAGTGAGAGATTTTGGAATTAATTATGTTCATGTGTATATAAAAGGGCCAGGTATTGGTAGAGAATCTGCAATAAGAGCTATTGGTTCGATTGGGATGACTGTAAAATCAATTTCAGATATTACCCCTATTCCTCATAATGGATGCAGGCCGAAAAAAACCAGACGGGTTTAG
- the rpsH gene encoding 30S ribosomal protein S8: MAITHSVGDMLTKLRNASRVKHGSVDLKMSNMNKSILNILKKEGYIKDFNFLEKEGITFIRVLLKYDNKRNPVINKIDAISTPGRKIYSSYKNMPRIKNGYGILIISSSQGVITGKEAKDKKIGGELICSVW; encoded by the coding sequence ATGGCGATTACTCATTCAGTAGGAGATATGCTAACTAAATTGAGAAATGCAAGCAGAGTTAAGCATGGATCTGTAGATTTAAAGATGTCTAATATGAATAAATCAATATTAAACATTCTTAAAAAAGAGGGTTATATCAAGGATTTTAATTTTTTAGAAAAAGAAGGAATTACTTTTATTAGAGTTTTGTTAAAGTACGATAACAAAAGAAATCCTGTTATAAATAAAATAGATGCCATTTCTACTCCCGGTAGAAAAATTTATTCTTCATATAAGAATATGCCAAGAATAAAAAATGGATATGGAATATTAATCATATCTTCTTCTCAAGGTGTTATTACTGGCAAAGAAGCTAAAGATAAAAAAATAGGTGGTGAGTTGATTTGCTCAGTTTGGTAG
- the rplO gene encoding 50S ribosomal protein L15, with translation MFSLLKPKGAAKRRKIVGRGPGSGLGKTSGRGQKGQKARNTSPRLGFEGGQTPLYRRLPRKGFSNNDYKLEYAIVNLGDIDKKFNDGQVVNYDTLLENKLIRKKNKKIKILSNGKLTKKVSLEVSKISKTAESLVMKIGGTIKLV, from the coding sequence ATGTTTAGTCTATTAAAGCCTAAGGGAGCGGCTAAGCGACGCAAAATTGTTGGCAGAGGTCCAGGTTCAGGGCTTGGTAAAACTTCTGGGAGAGGGCAAAAGGGTCAAAAAGCAAGAAATACTTCGCCAAGACTTGGATTTGAAGGTGGACAAACTCCTCTTTATAGAAGATTACCGAGGAAAGGTTTTTCTAATAATGATTATAAATTGGAATATGCAATTGTTAATCTTGGAGATATAGATAAAAAATTTAATGATGGACAAGTGGTCAACTATGATACTTTGCTTGAAAATAAACTTATAAGAAAGAAAAATAAAAAAATTAAGATTTTGTCTAATGGCAAGCTTACAAAAAAAGTTTCCTTGGAGGTTTCTAAAATTTCTAAAACGGCTGAAAGCCTTGTAATGAAAATTGGCGGTACTATTAAATTAGTTTAA
- the rpsM gene encoding 30S ribosomal protein S13 translates to MARISGIDLPSNKQLKIALTSIYGIGRTRALEVCNKADISPSKIAKDLDNDEVNRLRKVIESDYVVEGKLRSEVAMSIKRLMDIACYRGVRHRKGLPLRGQRTKTNARTRKGKRKTVANKKIASK, encoded by the coding sequence ATGGCTAGAATATCGGGAATAGATTTACCAAGTAATAAACAATTAAAAATAGCACTTACTTCTATTTATGGTATAGGTAGAACAAGAGCTTTAGAAGTTTGCAATAAGGCAGATATTTCTCCAAGCAAAATTGCTAAAGATTTAGATAATGATGAGGTTAATCGACTTAGGAAGGTGATTGAGAGCGATTATGTTGTAGAGGGAAAACTTAGAAGTGAGGTTGCTATGTCTATTAAAAGGCTTATGGATATAGCATGTTATAGGGGCGTTAGACATAGAAAAGGATTGCCTTTGAGAGGGCAGAGAACTAAAACAAATGCAAGAACTAGAAAAGGAAAAAGAAAGACTGTAGCTAATAAGAAAATAGCTAGCAAATAA
- the rplQ gene encoding 50S ribosomal protein L17 has product MKAKLGFNRLSRKSSHRRALLKNMVISFLKHEKISSTKAKLFEVKRFSERLITKAKVDTVHNRRELSKFIHDKYILNKLFTKISPVFRQRSGGYTRMIKLGKRYGDAAEMAILELVEKPLKAE; this is encoded by the coding sequence ATGAAAGCAAAATTGGGTTTTAATAGGTTAAGTAGGAAATCTAGTCATAGGAGAGCGCTTTTAAAAAATATGGTAATTTCTTTTTTAAAACATGAAAAAATTTCTTCTACTAAGGCAAAATTGTTTGAAGTTAAAAGATTTTCTGAAAGATTAATTACAAAGGCAAAAGTTGACACTGTGCATAATAGGCGAGAATTATCAAAATTTATACATGATAAATATATTTTAAATAAGCTGTTTACCAAAATTTCTCCTGTTTTTAGACAAAGAAGTGGTGGGTATACTCGGATGATTAAATTAGGTAAAAGATATGGAGATGCGGCTGAAATGGCTATCCTAGAATTAGTTGAAAAGCCTTTAAAAGCCGAATAA
- the rny gene encoding ribonuclease Y → MMYIIFSSIFAGFILGFLIRVFLGRLSLLDLEKNLTKVRVESQLEIENERRQIIANAKSQMLKEKNQQDRDIRDRKNEIVNLEKRLLQREETLDKRISALDKQQSRVDFKIKEFEQKEKVIREKEADLVKRLENISGLTREDARKIVIEKVEHESRRDAQVIINKSEQEAQLLADKVAKDILVSTMQRIVTEVSSEFTVASVELPNDEMKGRIIGKEGRNIRALETLIGADIIIDDTPEAVVISCFDPIRKELAKRTLERLVTDGRIHPARIEEVVYNVTNEINSIIQEEGEKVVFDLNIHGLDKRLIRGLGRLYFRSSYGQNVLSHSKETAIIGEILAKEMKLDPIVVKRACLLHDIGKGMESISDNSEGHAITGAELAQSCGESEIVVNAIAAHHNEVKPESLEAIVVQIADAISASRPGARRESLNNYINRLKRLEDIAYSFEGVQKCYAIQAGREVRIIVDNALINDEKSILLARDIAKKIEAEMRYPGKIKVTIIRETRVIEYAR, encoded by the coding sequence ATGATGTATATTATTTTTTCTTCTATTTTTGCTGGCTTTATATTAGGATTTTTAATAAGAGTTTTTTTAGGTAGATTATCTTTATTAGATTTAGAAAAAAATCTGACAAAAGTAAGGGTAGAATCACAATTAGAGATAGAAAATGAAAGAAGGCAAATTATTGCTAATGCAAAATCTCAAATGCTTAAAGAAAAAAACCAGCAAGATAGGGATATAAGGGATAGGAAAAATGAGATTGTTAATCTGGAAAAAAGATTATTACAAAGAGAAGAAACCTTAGATAAGAGAATATCTGCTCTTGATAAACAACAATCCAGAGTTGATTTTAAAATTAAAGAATTTGAACAAAAAGAAAAAGTAATAAGAGAAAAAGAGGCCGATCTTGTTAAAAGATTGGAGAATATTTCTGGTCTTACAAGAGAAGATGCAAGAAAAATTGTAATTGAAAAAGTTGAGCATGAGTCTAGAAGAGATGCTCAAGTTATTATCAATAAAAGTGAACAGGAGGCTCAGTTATTAGCGGATAAAGTCGCAAAAGATATTTTAGTATCTACTATGCAGCGTATTGTTACAGAGGTAAGTTCAGAGTTTACAGTAGCTTCTGTTGAATTGCCTAATGACGAGATGAAGGGGAGGATTATAGGTAAAGAAGGACGCAATATTAGAGCTCTTGAGACTTTAATAGGAGCCGATATCATTATTGATGATACTCCTGAAGCTGTTGTTATATCTTGCTTTGATCCAATAAGAAAAGAACTTGCCAAGAGGACCTTAGAAAGACTTGTTACAGATGGTAGGATTCATCCTGCTAGGATTGAAGAAGTTGTGTATAATGTTACCAATGAGATAAATAGCATTATTCAAGAAGAAGGTGAGAAAGTAGTTTTTGATCTTAATATACATGGACTTGATAAGAGACTTATTAGAGGGTTGGGAAGGCTTTATTTTAGAAGTAGTTATGGGCAAAATGTTTTAAGCCATTCCAAAGAAACTGCTATAATAGGAGAAATTTTAGCTAAAGAGATGAAATTAGACCCTATTGTAGTAAAAAGAGCATGTCTTTTACATGATATTGGGAAAGGTATGGAAAGTATTTCTGATAATAGCGAGGGACATGCTATTACTGGTGCTGAACTTGCTCAAAGTTGCGGAGAGAGTGAAATTGTTGTTAATGCTATTGCTGCGCATCATAATGAAGTTAAGCCCGAGAGTCTTGAGGCTATTGTTGTTCAAATAGCAGATGCCATCTCAGCATCTCGCCCTGGAGCAAGGCGAGAAAGTTTAAATAACTATATAAATAGACTTAAAAGACTTGAAGATATTGCTTATAGTTTTGAAGGTGTTCAAAAATGTTATGCGATTCAAGCTGGTCGTGAAGTTAGAATTATTGTTGACAATGCTTTAATTAATGATGAAAAATCAATTTTACTTGCAAGAGATATTGCCAAGAAGATAGAAGCTGAAATGAGATATCCTGGAAAAATTAAAGTTACAATTATTCGTGAAACTAGAGTTATTGAATATGCAAGATAG
- the rplR gene encoding 50S ribosomal protein L18 — translation MKKIKEAEQRKIRRKKRIKDKIGRGIATRPRITIFKSNRYFYAQVIDDSKGHTVASISTIEKSLNLSKNIDDIKKLGEVLAKRLKEKNINNLIFDRNGYKYHGLIASFATSLREFGINI, via the coding sequence ATGAAAAAAATAAAAGAAGCAGAACAGAGAAAGATTAGGCGTAAAAAAAGAATAAAGGATAAAATAGGGCGTGGAATAGCTACCAGGCCACGAATTACCATATTTAAATCCAATAGGTATTTTTATGCGCAAGTTATAGATGATAGTAAGGGACATACGGTTGCAAGTATTTCTACTATTGAAAAAAGTCTTAATTTAAGCAAAAATATTGATGATATAAAAAAACTTGGAGAAGTTCTTGCTAAAAGGCTTAAGGAGAAAAATATAAATAATCTTATTTTTGACAGAAATGGTTATAAGTATCATGGACTTATTGCAAGTTTTGCAACTTCTTTAAGGGAGTTTGGTATTAATATTTAA
- the secY gene encoding preprotein translocase subunit SecY, with translation MKELFLSLFTVKDLRNKFLFTLFILFLFRVGSYLPIPGIDSVALKSYFKSQSDFSIANYFDFFSGGAFSNFSIFMLSIGPYISASIIVQLLVYSFPSLKKMQEGDGGRQKTKKYTKYLTIVAAVIQGYATSLYAKGIPGAVTIPFYRYIFIAILTVTTGTFILLWFGEQINQRGVGNGTSLIIFSGIVVRLQAALFNLFQSMQDPSQNVNPVFVILVISIFILVVILIIYEYKAQMRIAIHYARANSNSTVSSYLPIKLNPSGVLPVIFASVLITLPLQILSGFAETSSIARQILSYLRPNGFYYTFLNVVLIIGFTYFYSKIQLSPKDISNNIRKNGGTIPGIKSDEMEKYLDEIMNKTLFSGSIFLSIIAIIPFLVQNIFRFPHDVSRIMGGSSLLIMVGVALDTLIHIDAYLKTQGFSHRNKKNYAFLQKI, from the coding sequence ATGAAAGAATTGTTTTTAAGTTTATTTACTGTTAAGGATTTGAGAAATAAGTTTTTGTTTACTTTATTTATTCTTTTTCTTTTTAGAGTTGGTTCGTACTTGCCGATACCAGGAATAGATTCTGTAGCGCTTAAAAGTTATTTCAAGTCACAATCAGATTTTTCAATTGCTAATTATTTTGATTTTTTTTCAGGTGGTGCTTTTAGTAATTTTTCTATATTTATGCTTAGTATAGGGCCCTACATTTCAGCATCTATTATTGTTCAGCTTCTTGTTTATTCTTTTCCTTCTTTGAAAAAAATGCAAGAGGGTGATGGTGGGAGACAAAAGACTAAAAAATATACAAAATATTTAACAATAGTTGCAGCTGTAATTCAAGGATATGCAACAAGTCTTTATGCTAAGGGTATTCCGGGTGCCGTTACTATTCCTTTTTATAGATACATATTTATTGCTATTTTAACAGTTACTACGGGAACATTTATTCTTTTGTGGTTTGGAGAGCAGATTAATCAAAGAGGTGTGGGTAATGGGACGTCTTTGATAATTTTTTCCGGCATAGTGGTTAGACTTCAAGCAGCTTTGTTTAACTTATTCCAAAGCATGCAGGATCCTTCACAAAATGTTAATCCTGTTTTTGTGATACTTGTTATAAGTATATTTATTTTAGTTGTTATTTTAATTATATATGAATATAAAGCTCAAATGCGAATTGCTATTCATTATGCTAGAGCAAATTCTAATAGTACGGTTAGTTCATATTTGCCAATTAAATTGAATCCATCGGGTGTTTTGCCGGTTATTTTTGCCTCTGTTTTGATTACTTTGCCTTTACAAATTTTAAGTGGTTTTGCGGAAACTTCTTCTATAGCTAGGCAAATTTTATCTTATTTAAGGCCTAATGGGTTTTATTATACTTTTTTAAATGTAGTTTTGATAATCGGATTTACGTATTTTTATTCTAAGATTCAGTTAAGTCCCAAAGATATAAGTAATAATATTCGTAAGAATGGGGGTACTATTCCTGGAATAAAGTCTGATGAAATGGAAAAATATTTAGATGAAATTATGAATAAAACTTTATTTTCAGGATCTATTTTTTTGTCAATTATTGCAATTATTCCGTTTTTAGTGCAAAATATTTTTAGATTTCCGCACGATGTTTCTAGAATAATGGGGGGATCTTCTTTGCTTATTATGGTAGGAGTTGCACTTGATACATTAATTCATATTGATGCTTATTTGAAAACGCAAGGATTTTCTCATAGAAATAAAAAGAATTATGCATTTTTGCAAAAAATTTAG